Genomic DNA from Thermus amyloliquefaciens:
AGGGGTGGACGAGCTCCTCATGCGGGCGGGGATCCGCTACACCTTCGTGGACGCCCACCTGGTGCAGGGAGGGAAGGCCCTTTCCCCCTACGGGGAGGCCTCCTTGCGGGTGGCGAGCGCCGAGGCCACCTACCACGTCCACGAGCTGGAGTCGGGCCTGAGGGTGTTGGCCCGCAACCTGGAGACCTCCTTGCAGGTGTGGAGCGCCGACTACGGCTATCCCGGGGAGGGGCTTTACCGGGAGTTCCACCGCAAGGATCCCCTCTCCGGCCTCCACCACTGGCGGGTCACCCACCGCCAGGCCGACCTCTCCGCCAAGGCCCCCTACGACCCCGAGGCGGCCTTCCGCAAGGTGAGGGAGCACGCCGCCCACTTTGTGGATCTGGTGGAGCGCCTGGCCCGGGAGCACCCGGATGGGGTCATCCTCGCCCCCTATGACGCCGAGCTCTTCGGCCACTGGTGGTACGAGGGGGTGGCCTGGCTAGAGGAGGTGCTGCGGCGTCTTGCCCGCGCCAAGGGGGTGCGGGCGGTGACCGTCAAGGAGGCGGTGCAGGGCAAGGCGGTGCGCACCGCCTTGCCCGAGGGCTCCTGGGGCCGGGGTGGGGACCATAGGGTCTGGCTCAACGAGGCCACCTTGGACTACTGGCGCACCGTCTACCGGGCGGAAGGGGCCATGCGGGAGGTGGTGCGCCGCGGGAGCCTGCCCCCCCGGGTGCTGCAGCAGGCCATGCGGGAGCTTTTGCTCCTCGAGGCCTCCGACTGGCCCTTCCTCATCGACACCGGCCAGGCGGCGGCGTACGCCAAGGAGCGTTACCGGGGGCATGCGGAGGCCTTCTTTAGGCTTCTTAAGGGGGTCTCCCCGGAGGAGCTTGCGGCCTTGGAGGCACAGGATAACCCCTTCCCCGAGGCGGACCCCAGGCTTTACCTGGAGCCCAGCAGGACCCCGCACGGGAGTGTAGGTTAAAGGCCGTGGTCCGGCACGCCATCCTTCAGTTCCGTCCGGAGAAGGCCAGGCTGAGGGAAAACCTGGCCCGCCTGGGGGAGCGCTTAAAGGCCCTGCGCCCCTATGCCCCCGAGGTGGTGGTCCTTCCCGAGGCGGCCTTAACCGGGTACTTCCTGCAGGGGGGGGTGAGGGAGCAGGCCCTTACCCGGTATGAGCTTTTGGAGCTCCTTTCGGGGGTGCATAAGGAGGTGGGCTGGGAGGGGCTTTTGGACGTGGTGGTGGGCTTCTACGAGCGGGACGAGGGGGCCTACTACAACAGCGCCGCCTACCTGGAGCTCCCCCACCGCGTGGTCCACGTGCACCGCAAGGTCTTCCTGCCCACCTACGGGGTCTTTGACGAGGAGCGCTACCTGGCCCGGGGCCGGCGGGTGGAGGCCTTCAACACCCGCTTTGGCCGGGTGGCCATCCTCATCTGCGAGGACTTCTGGCACTCCATCACCGCGGCCATCGCCGCCTTGGACGGGGCGGAGGTCCTTTACGTGCCCGCGGCGAGCCCGGCCCGGGGCTTCGGGGGGGAACGCCCGGAGAACGTGGAGCGCTGGCGCACCCTGAGCCGGGCGGTGGCGGCGGAGCACGGGGTGTACGTGGTGCTCTCCAGCCTGGTGGGGTTTGAGGGGGGGAAGGGGATGAGCGGGGGGAGCCTGGCGGTGGGGCCCGAGGGGCGGATCCTGGCCGAGGCCCCCCTCTTTGAGGAGGCGGCCTTGCTCTTCGGGCTGGACCGGGGTCGGATACCCCCGGTGCGCTACGACAGCCCCCTGCTTTCCGACCTCCAGGCCGCCCTGCCCCTTCTCCTCCCAGATCTGGAAAGGGTTCTTGGAAAGGAGGCGGGATGAGAATCCTTCAGGCCCCCAAAGCCCAGGAAAGCCTGGAGCTCAACTGGCCCCTGGTGGCGGACTTCCTCACCCGCTTCCTCCAGGAGGAGCTTGCCTGGAGGGGTTACGAGAAGGCCATCGTGGCGGTATCTGGGGGGGTGGACTCCGCCACCACCCTGGCCCTGGCGGTGCGGGCCCTGGGGCCTAAAGGGGTGCACGCCCTCTTCCTGCCCCACCGGGAGAGTAGCCCCCTTTCCCGGGAACATGCCCACCTGGTGGCCGAGGCCTTCGGGGTGGAGCTGGAGGAGGTGGACATCACCCCCATGGTGGAGGGCTACGCCGCGCAAACCCCGGACCTCACCCCCCACCGCAAGGGCAACCTCATGGCCCGGGCCCGGATGATGGTC
This window encodes:
- a CDS encoding 1,4-alpha-glucan branching protein — encoded protein: MVRFALVLHAHLPYVRSHGMWPFGEETLYEAMAETYLPLVRALERLNQEGVEVRFTLGVTPILAEQLADGRIKEGFRAYAQDRLERAQGDYLRYQGTDLEASARHQVAFWELTLDHFHHLGGDLLQAFRRAQDRGQVELLTSSATHGYSPLLGYDEALWAQIKTGVATYRRHFAQDPTGYWLPEMAYRPRGPWRPPVEGAPEGIRPGVDELLMRAGIRYTFVDAHLVQGGKALSPYGEASLRVASAEATYHVHELESGLRVLARNLETSLQVWSADYGYPGEGLYREFHRKDPLSGLHHWRVTHRQADLSAKAPYDPEAAFRKVREHAAHFVDLVERLAREHPDGVILAPYDAELFGHWWYEGVAWLEEVLRRLARAKGVRAVTVKEAVQGKAVRTALPEGSWGRGGDHRVWLNEATLDYWRTVYRAEGAMREVVRRGSLPPRVLQQAMRELLLLEASDWPFLIDTGQAAAYAKERYRGHAEAFFRLLKGVSPEELAALEAQDNPFPEADPRLYLEPSRTPHGSVG
- a CDS encoding nitrilase-related carbon-nitrogen hydrolase; its protein translation is MVRHAILQFRPEKARLRENLARLGERLKALRPYAPEVVVLPEAALTGYFLQGGVREQALTRYELLELLSGVHKEVGWEGLLDVVVGFYERDEGAYYNSAAYLELPHRVVHVHRKVFLPTYGVFDEERYLARGRRVEAFNTRFGRVAILICEDFWHSITAAIAALDGAEVLYVPAASPARGFGGERPENVERWRTLSRAVAAEHGVYVVLSSLVGFEGGKGMSGGSLAVGPEGRILAEAPLFEEAALLFGLDRGRIPPVRYDSPLLSDLQAALPLLLPDLERVLGKEAG